From the genome of Carettochelys insculpta isolate YL-2023 chromosome 12, ASM3395843v1, whole genome shotgun sequence, one region includes:
- the NMB gene encoding neuromedin-B, which produces MGALPAGRLLRCLLLLLACLAAAARPDLAPPRSRAARIKVNPRGNLWATGHFMGKKSIAASPLLESPGDAAHNSTPLGFSPTLRAAVEGVKELLASELLRRLAQGRPIDENWGKSELRSQELGAVLKVLLEKSLSR; this is translated from the exons ATGGGGGCGCTGCCCGCCGGCCGCCTGCtgcgctgcctgctgctgctcctcgccTGCCTGGCGGCCGCCGCCCGCCCCGACCTGGCCCCGCCGCGGAGCCGAGCGGCCCGGATCAAAGTCAACCCCCGCGGCAACCTCTGGGCCACAG GTCACTTCATGGGGAAGAAGAGCATCGCGGCCTCGCCGCTCCTGGAGTCTCCAGGGGATGCTGCACACAACTCCACCCCGCTGGGTTTCAGCCCGACTCTCCGAGCCGCCGTGGAGGGCGTGAAAGAGCTGCTCGCCAGCGAGCTCCTCAGACGCCTGGCGCAGGGGCGGCCAATCGACGAGAACTGGGGGAAATCAGAGCTTCGCTCCCAG GAGCTGGGAGCGGTGCTGAAGGTGCTGCTGGAGAAGTCCCTGTCGCGCTGA